In Arthrobacter sp. StoSoilB5, one genomic interval encodes:
- the rimP gene encoding ribosome maturation factor RimP, whose translation MSDSEATTSTDRTESNSTATIHNPEERRLKALLEPAVLANRLYLEDVSIHVAGSHRTVHVVVDLPQEETGGVSLDAIADVSRGLSDILDNDPHDDGRPYDLEVSSPGVGRPLTEPRHWHRARGRMVRVNVIQGENVLGRIASVDDTGVTLIPEHEVKKGMKPKQGEPITIPFDRIRHGKVEIEFSHLHEAGLADEHNGPSEEA comes from the coding sequence ACGGCCACCATCCACAACCCGGAAGAGCGCAGGCTAAAGGCGCTGCTCGAACCGGCAGTCCTTGCCAACAGGCTCTACCTCGAGGATGTTTCCATCCACGTCGCCGGTTCACACCGGACGGTCCACGTCGTCGTGGATCTTCCACAGGAGGAGACCGGAGGTGTCAGCCTTGACGCCATCGCCGACGTCTCGCGTGGCTTGTCCGATATTCTGGACAACGATCCCCACGACGACGGCCGTCCCTACGACCTCGAGGTTTCTTCGCCAGGCGTAGGCCGTCCGCTGACGGAACCGCGCCACTGGCACCGGGCCCGCGGCCGCATGGTCCGGGTCAACGTCATCCAAGGTGAGAACGTCCTGGGCCGGATCGCGTCAGTCGATGACACTGGTGTGACGCTCATTCCGGAGCACGAGGTCAAGAAGGGCATGAAGCCCAAGCAGGGCGAGCCAATCACTATTCCTTTCGACAGGATCCGCCACGGAAAAGTCGAGATTGAATTCAGCCACCTCCACGAGGCCGGGCTGGCAGACGAACACAATGGACCTTCCGAGGAGGCCTAA
- the nusA gene encoding transcription termination factor NusA — protein MDIDMSALRLLEREREIPLDLLIPTIEQALLVAYHKTPGAFEKARAELDRKSGHVTIWATEIDDEGEAIGEFEDTPAGFGRIAASTARQIILQRLRDVEDDNVLGEFKGREGELVAGMIQQGNNPHMIQVNLGSVEALLPPPEQVPGEKYIHGSRLRAFVVDVHRGAKGPSITLSRSHPGLVRKLFEMEVPEIADRSVEIVALAREAGHRTKIAVKANTPGVNAKGACIGEMGSRVRAVMTELNDEKIDIVDFSEDPATFIANSLSPSRVNSVTITDESTRSARVVVPDYQLSLAIGKEGQNARLAAKLTGWRIDIVSDAAPAKAE, from the coding sequence ATGGATATTGACATGAGCGCACTGAGACTCCTGGAGCGTGAGCGTGAAATCCCGCTGGACCTCCTGATTCCCACCATCGAGCAAGCGCTCCTGGTGGCCTATCACAAGACGCCCGGTGCCTTCGAGAAGGCCCGTGCTGAGCTGGACCGCAAGAGCGGCCACGTGACCATCTGGGCAACGGAAATCGACGACGAGGGCGAGGCTATTGGGGAGTTCGAGGACACCCCCGCCGGTTTCGGCCGGATCGCCGCGAGCACGGCACGCCAGATCATCCTGCAGCGTCTTCGCGACGTTGAGGACGATAACGTGTTGGGTGAGTTCAAGGGCCGTGAAGGCGAACTCGTCGCTGGCATGATCCAGCAGGGCAACAACCCGCACATGATCCAGGTCAACCTCGGATCCGTGGAGGCGCTGTTGCCGCCACCCGAGCAGGTTCCTGGCGAGAAGTACATCCACGGCAGCCGGCTGCGTGCTTTCGTGGTGGATGTACACCGTGGGGCAAAGGGTCCGTCCATTACGTTGTCGCGTTCGCACCCGGGCTTGGTCCGTAAGTTGTTCGAAATGGAAGTTCCGGAAATTGCGGACCGTTCCGTGGAGATCGTGGCACTTGCCCGGGAAGCCGGTCACCGCACCAAAATTGCCGTCAAGGCGAACACCCCGGGCGTGAACGCCAAGGGCGCCTGCATCGGCGAAATGGGTTCCCGCGTCCGTGCGGTCATGACTGAGCTCAACGACGAAAAGATCGACATCGTGGACTTTAGCGAGGACCCGGCGACCTTCATCGCCAACTCCTTGTCGCCGTCCCGAGTGAATTCCGTCACCATCACGGACGAGTCAACGCGCTCGGCCCGGGTAGTGGTTCCGGACTACCAGCTCTCCTTGGCGATTGGCAAGGAAGGCCAGAACGCACGCCTTGCTGCCAAGCTGACAGGATGGCGGATCGATATCGTGTCAGACGCCGCCCCGGCAAAGGCCGAGTAG
- a CDS encoding YlxR family protein, which translates to MAELLERGHGPVRTCIGCRKQGSRSELVRLVAQGCGSSTVLVDVRRRMAGRGAWLHPSEKCLALAIKRRAFGRALAGATETSAVESYLMSGAPLVEAPAATGKPSKPESGSEN; encoded by the coding sequence GTGGCTGAACTGCTTGAACGCGGCCATGGTCCCGTTCGTACGTGCATCGGATGCCGGAAGCAAGGCTCCCGGTCCGAGCTTGTCCGGCTGGTCGCCCAAGGCTGTGGTTCATCCACTGTCCTCGTCGATGTTCGACGCCGGATGGCCGGCAGGGGTGCGTGGCTTCACCCCAGCGAAAAGTGCTTGGCATTGGCGATCAAGCGGCGTGCTTTCGGAAGGGCCCTTGCGGGCGCTACCGAAACGAGCGCCGTCGAAAGCTACCTCATGTCAGGCGCGCCACTTGTGGAGGCCCCGGCTGCCACAGGAAAACCGTCCAAACCTGAAAGCGGGTCAGAAAACTGA
- the infB gene encoding translation initiation factor IF-2, with amino-acid sequence MAKVRVHELAKELGITSKDAVTKLQELGEFVRSASSTIEAPVVKKLRDAYPGAGAAKSAAPAPAAAPKAPAAPATSRPAAPAPGPAAPKAPAPAAPAAAAPAPAAPAPAAPAPAAPAAPAASTPFSAKPGARPAPKAETPAPSRQGGQAPRPGGPRPGNNPFATSQGMPRGRGGDSERPPRPGNNPFATSQGMPRAGGRNDGERPGGPRPAAGAGGPRPAAGSGGPRPGAPRPGAPRPGGAPRPAGGPGGNRPTPGMMPNRTERPAPGGAGRPGGAGRPGGGPGRPGGAPGAGTGGGAPAGGGFGKGGRGRGGTQGAFGKGGAGRGKQRKSKRAKRQELEQMSAPSLGGVSVPRGDGETIIRLRRGSSITDFAEKIDANPASLVTVLFHLGEMATATQSLDEDTFGLLGAELGYKLQVVSPEDEERELLDQFDINIQDELDAEGDDVLEARPPVVTVMGHVDHGKTRLLDAIRNSNVVAGEHGGITQHIGAYQISHIHEGKARDITFIDTPGHEAFTAMRARGAKVTDIAILVVAADDGVMPQTVEALNHAQAANVPIVVAVNKIDKEGANPDKVKGQLTEYGLVPEEYGGDTMFVEVSARQNLNIDELIDAVLLTADAALDLRANPDKDARGIAIEANLDKGRGSVATVLVQSGTLAVGDTIVAGTAHGRVRAMFDENGEALDVALPSRPVQVLGLSNVPRAGDTFLVTPDERTARQIAEKREAADRNAALAKRRKRISLEDFDQAVAEGKIDTLNLILKGDVSGAVEALEDALLKIDVGDDDVQLRVIHRGVGAITQNDVNLATVDNAIIIGFNVKPAERVAELADREGVDMRFYSVIYAAIDDIEMALKGMLKPEYEEVQLGTAEVREVFRSSKFGNIAGSIVRTGIIRRNTKARVSRDGKVIGDNLTVETLKRFKDDATEVRTDFECGIGLGSFNDISEGDIIETFEMREKPRV; translated from the coding sequence GTGGCCAAGGTCCGCGTACATGAGCTCGCCAAAGAGCTCGGTATTACTTCCAAAGATGCAGTAACAAAACTGCAGGAATTGGGCGAATTCGTTCGCTCCGCCTCTTCCACCATTGAGGCCCCCGTCGTGAAGAAGCTTCGCGACGCCTACCCGGGTGCAGGCGCTGCAAAGTCAGCTGCCCCCGCACCTGCAGCCGCCCCCAAGGCTCCGGCTGCTCCCGCAACATCCCGTCCGGCCGCTCCGGCGCCGGGCCCGGCAGCACCCAAGGCTCCTGCTCCGGCAGCGCCCGCAGCGGCGGCACCTGCCCCCGCTGCACCTGCTCCTGCGGCGCCTGCCCCGGCAGCGCCCGCGGCTCCCGCTGCGTCCACGCCGTTTTCGGCAAAGCCAGGTGCCCGTCCTGCTCCCAAGGCAGAGACTCCGGCTCCGTCCCGCCAGGGCGGCCAGGCTCCGCGTCCTGGTGGTCCCCGTCCGGGTAACAACCCCTTCGCCACGTCCCAGGGCATGCCCCGCGGCCGTGGGGGCGACAGCGAACGTCCGCCGCGTCCGGGTAACAACCCGTTTGCAACCTCACAGGGCATGCCCCGCGCCGGTGGCCGCAACGATGGCGAACGCCCCGGTGGTCCCCGTCCCGCAGCAGGTGCCGGTGGTCCCCGTCCCGCAGCAGGCAGCGGTGGTCCCCGTCCGGGCGCTCCGCGTCCCGGTGCACCCCGTCCCGGTGGTGCCCCGCGTCCCGCTGGTGGCCCCGGTGGGAACCGTCCTACTCCGGGCATGATGCCCAACCGCACTGAGCGTCCGGCTCCCGGTGGCGCTGGCCGTCCCGGTGGCGCAGGCCGTCCGGGTGGCGGACCGGGTCGTCCCGGTGGCGCACCAGGTGCAGGTACCGGTGGCGGCGCTCCCGCCGGCGGTGGCTTCGGCAAGGGTGGCCGCGGTCGCGGTGGTACCCAGGGTGCCTTCGGCAAGGGCGGCGCCGGTCGTGGCAAGCAGCGCAAGTCGAAGCGTGCAAAGCGCCAGGAACTGGAGCAGATGAGTGCTCCGTCGCTGGGCGGCGTATCAGTACCCCGCGGCGATGGCGAGACCATCATCCGTCTGCGCCGTGGTTCATCCATCACGGACTTTGCCGAGAAGATCGATGCGAACCCCGCGTCGCTCGTGACCGTTCTGTTCCACCTCGGTGAGATGGCAACGGCTACGCAGTCCCTCGACGAAGACACCTTTGGCCTGCTTGGCGCCGAACTTGGCTACAAGCTCCAGGTTGTTTCGCCGGAAGACGAAGAGCGCGAGCTGCTGGACCAGTTCGACATCAACATCCAGGACGAGCTCGACGCCGAGGGTGACGATGTCCTCGAGGCACGCCCGCCGGTTGTCACCGTCATGGGTCACGTTGACCACGGTAAGACCCGCCTGCTTGACGCCATCCGCAACTCCAACGTTGTGGCCGGCGAGCACGGTGGAATCACCCAGCACATCGGTGCTTACCAGATCAGCCACATCCACGAGGGCAAGGCCCGCGACATCACCTTCATTGACACCCCCGGTCACGAGGCCTTCACGGCCATGCGTGCACGTGGTGCCAAGGTCACCGACATCGCGATCCTGGTTGTTGCTGCCGACGACGGCGTTATGCCGCAGACGGTGGAAGCACTCAACCACGCCCAGGCAGCCAACGTGCCGATCGTCGTCGCAGTGAACAAGATCGACAAGGAAGGCGCCAACCCTGACAAGGTCAAGGGTCAGCTCACCGAGTACGGCCTGGTTCCCGAAGAATACGGTGGCGACACCATGTTCGTTGAGGTTTCCGCACGCCAGAACCTGAACATCGATGAACTGATCGACGCCGTCCTGCTGACGGCCGATGCCGCACTGGATCTGCGCGCCAACCCGGACAAGGACGCTCGAGGCATTGCCATCGAAGCGAACCTGGACAAGGGCCGCGGTTCCGTGGCTACCGTCCTGGTGCAGTCCGGTACCCTGGCCGTGGGTGACACGATCGTGGCCGGTACGGCTCACGGCCGCGTCCGCGCCATGTTCGACGAGAACGGCGAGGCACTGGATGTCGCTCTGCCGTCCCGCCCGGTTCAGGTCCTCGGCCTGTCCAACGTGCCGCGTGCTGGTGACACCTTCCTGGTGACGCCGGACGAGCGTACGGCCCGCCAGATCGCCGAGAAGCGTGAAGCTGCCGACCGCAACGCCGCACTGGCCAAGCGTCGCAAGCGCATCAGCCTGGAAGACTTTGACCAGGCCGTTGCCGAAGGCAAGATCGACACCCTCAACCTCATCCTCAAGGGTGACGTCTCCGGTGCCGTGGAAGCCCTTGAGGACGCCCTCCTCAAGATCGATGTCGGAGACGACGACGTTCAGCTCCGTGTCATCCACCGCGGTGTGGGTGCCATCACGCAGAACGACGTCAACCTGGCAACGGTGGACAACGCCATCATCATCGGCTTCAACGTCAAGCCTGCTGAGCGCGTCGCTGAACTGGCTGACCGCGAAGGCGTGGACATGCGCTTCTACTCCGTCATCTACGCAGCAATCGATGACATCGAGATGGCCCTCAAGGGCATGCTCAAGCCGGAGTACGAAGAGGTCCAGCTCGGTACTGCCGAGGTCCGCGAAGTCTTCCGTTCCTCCAAGTTCGGAAACATCGCCGGTTCGATCGTCCGCACGGGCATCATCCGTCGTAACACCAAGGCACGCGTTAGCCGCGATGGCAAGGTCATCGGTGACAACCTCACCGTTGAGACGCTCAAGCGCTTCAAGGATGACGCAACCGAAGTCCGTACTGACTTCGAGTGTGGTATCGGTCTTGGCTCGTTCAACGACATCTCCGAAGGCGACATCATCGAAACCTTCGAGATGCGCGAAAAGCCGCGCGTCTAG
- the rbfA gene encoding 30S ribosome-binding factor RbfA: MADPARAAKLAQRIKVVVAEALGRRVKDPRVESITITDARVTNDLQHATIYYTVFGDEVAHADAARALEKAKGVLRQEVGRNITVRLTPTLEFVADQIPVNASNLEELLREAKRRDAEVAALAAGAKHAGEADPYKGESSEEIDEDDFDEEDIDLADDDELDEDANR, from the coding sequence ATGGCCGATCCGGCACGCGCTGCCAAGTTGGCGCAGCGGATAAAGGTCGTCGTTGCCGAGGCCCTCGGCCGCAGGGTCAAGGACCCGCGCGTCGAGTCCATTACGATCACCGACGCCCGCGTCACCAACGACCTTCAGCACGCCACCATCTACTACACCGTCTTCGGTGACGAGGTGGCCCACGCTGATGCCGCGAGGGCATTGGAGAAGGCCAAGGGTGTGCTGCGACAGGAAGTTGGCCGCAACATCACCGTCCGGCTCACTCCGACCCTCGAGTTCGTTGCGGACCAGATCCCTGTCAACGCATCAAACCTTGAGGAACTGCTTCGTGAGGCAAAGCGTCGGGACGCCGAGGTAGCCGCTTTGGCTGCCGGCGCCAAGCACGCAGGCGAGGCTGACCCTTACAAGGGCGAGTCATCCGAAGAAATCGACGAAGACGACTTCGACGAAGAAGACATCGACCTCGCGGACGATGACGAACTCGACGAAGACGCCAACCGCTAG
- a CDS encoding nucleoside deaminase has protein sequence MSAHSAQQLEEFLNHAIRLAVQNVSDGGGPFGAVVVTPDGRIHEGVNRVTRDNDPTAHAEVVAIRRAAADIGNFDLSGSVLYASCEPCPLCLSATLWARIGRVYFAADRHGAARAGFDDAVFYEYFAGTRPELLPVEHAPVAASETPFEAWRNYAERTDY, from the coding sequence ATGTCGGCGCACAGTGCTCAGCAGCTTGAGGAATTCCTGAACCATGCGATTCGGCTCGCCGTGCAGAACGTCTCCGACGGCGGTGGGCCGTTTGGCGCTGTTGTCGTCACCCCGGATGGACGCATCCATGAGGGTGTCAACCGGGTAACACGGGACAACGATCCCACCGCGCATGCGGAAGTGGTTGCCATTCGCCGCGCCGCAGCCGACATCGGCAATTTCGATCTCAGCGGTTCAGTGCTCTATGCCAGCTGCGAGCCATGTCCCTTGTGCCTCTCGGCCACGCTCTGGGCCAGGATCGGCCGGGTGTACTTCGCCGCTGACAGGCACGGAGCCGCCAGGGCCGGCTTCGATGATGCGGTGTTCTACGAGTACTTCGCCGGCACTCGGCCGGAGCTGCTTCCCGTAGAACACGCGCCGGTCGCTGCTTCCGAGACGCCTTTCGAGGCATGGCGCAACTATGCCGAACGCACCGACTACTGA
- a CDS encoding pyridoxal phosphate-dependent aminotransferase yields the protein MPELAAHVRDVPVNQIREITEAAWATPEAIVLSIGEPGFALPRHVLDAGIACLERDETNYTPNAGIPALREAFAERFRDYHHVEIGAERVYVVDGAQQGLHFAMSLLLSPGDEILIPNPGYPTFAMTSRLLHAVPVRYPLYPHNDFQPDIADIEALITPQTRVLVLNSPSNPLGAVISEDATRQLVELAVRHDLWILSDECYEAFTFDVPHVSPARFDSNVPGEARVFTSLTLSKTYGLTGLRIGALICPPGLEKKMNNVMEAIVSCVASPSQYAALAALTGPQEYVTDARNHYRTNRDAASAVLQSKGIPFLGAQGAFYLWADVSHVSGGDVRAWVHAFLADSGVAFAPGTAFGSIGEGWIRIALCGDQQDLLDGVQRLPARAHVLSPELAQR from the coding sequence ATGCCTGAGCTTGCCGCGCACGTCCGCGACGTCCCCGTAAACCAGATCCGTGAAATTACCGAGGCCGCCTGGGCCACCCCTGAAGCGATTGTGCTGAGCATAGGCGAGCCGGGCTTTGCCCTGCCACGGCACGTCCTCGACGCCGGAATAGCCTGCCTTGAGCGGGACGAAACCAACTACACACCAAACGCAGGCATCCCCGCGCTCCGCGAGGCCTTCGCCGAGAGGTTCCGTGACTATCATCACGTGGAAATAGGTGCCGAACGGGTCTACGTGGTGGACGGAGCGCAGCAGGGCCTGCACTTCGCCATGAGCCTGCTCCTCTCCCCCGGCGACGAAATACTGATCCCGAACCCCGGCTATCCCACGTTCGCAATGACCAGTCGGCTCCTCCACGCAGTGCCCGTTCGGTATCCCCTGTACCCACATAACGACTTCCAGCCGGACATTGCGGACATTGAAGCCCTCATCACGCCGCAGACCCGGGTTCTCGTGTTGAACTCGCCCTCCAACCCCCTGGGTGCCGTCATCAGCGAGGACGCCACCCGCCAACTTGTGGAACTCGCCGTCCGGCACGATCTCTGGATCCTCTCGGACGAGTGCTATGAAGCCTTCACCTTTGACGTCCCTCACGTCAGCCCGGCCCGGTTCGACAGCAACGTCCCCGGTGAGGCGCGCGTCTTCACTTCGCTGACGCTGTCAAAGACCTACGGGCTCACGGGCCTCCGGATCGGCGCCTTGATCTGCCCACCCGGTTTGGAAAAGAAGATGAACAACGTCATGGAAGCGATTGTTTCCTGCGTTGCCTCGCCCTCGCAGTATGCGGCGTTGGCGGCGTTGACCGGCCCTCAGGAGTACGTGACGGACGCGCGCAACCACTACAGGACCAACCGTGATGCCGCCTCCGCTGTTCTGCAGAGCAAGGGAATCCCCTTCCTGGGAGCCCAGGGAGCCTTCTACCTGTGGGCTGACGTGTCCCATGTGAGCGGCGGCGACGTCCGCGCATGGGTCCACGCTTTCCTGGCGGATTCCGGTGTCGCCTTCGCGCCCGGCACCGCTTTTGGGTCGATCGGCGAAGGCTGGATCCGGATTGCGCTGTGCGGCGATCAACAGGACCTGCTCGACGGCGTGCAGCGGCTTCCTGCCCGGGCGCACGTACTGTCGCCGGAGCTCGCGCAGCGATAG
- the truB gene encoding tRNA pseudouridine(55) synthase TruB, whose product MLSGLVIVDKPQGWTSHDVVGRMRRLAGTRKVGHAGTLDPMATGVLVLGINKATRLLTYIVGTSKTYTATIRLGETTITDDAEGEVTQARSAAEVSDDAIATGVAALTGPIQQVPSSVSAIKVNGERSYARVRSGEEVKLAARPVTIHRFDIHAINRIDGGRVVDVDVTVECSSGTYIRALARDLGIALGVGGHLTALRRTQVGPYTIDQARTLEQLAEELEVLDMSLAARSLMPNRELSSEETTEISFGRRIAAGPGAGTPAAATAENPAAAFAPSGELVALLADTGSFAKPVLVFAPGTGTGTVGGEK is encoded by the coding sequence GTGCTTTCTGGACTGGTAATCGTTGACAAACCGCAGGGATGGACCAGCCATGATGTGGTTGGCCGGATGCGGCGGCTGGCAGGCACCCGGAAAGTGGGGCACGCGGGCACGCTCGATCCCATGGCTACCGGCGTCCTGGTTCTTGGTATCAACAAGGCCACACGGCTGCTGACCTACATTGTCGGAACGTCCAAGACGTATACAGCTACCATCAGGCTCGGCGAAACCACCATCACTGACGACGCCGAGGGCGAAGTCACCCAGGCGCGGAGTGCTGCGGAGGTCAGCGATGACGCCATTGCAACCGGCGTCGCTGCCCTCACCGGTCCCATCCAGCAGGTGCCGAGCAGCGTCAGCGCCATCAAGGTTAACGGTGAACGCTCCTATGCCCGTGTCCGCTCCGGCGAAGAGGTCAAGCTGGCAGCACGGCCCGTCACGATCCACCGTTTCGACATCCACGCCATCAACAGGATCGACGGCGGAAGGGTGGTCGACGTCGATGTCACAGTGGAATGTTCCTCCGGTACGTACATCCGGGCCCTGGCCCGCGACCTCGGTATCGCCTTGGGCGTCGGCGGCCATCTCACCGCATTACGGCGAACCCAGGTGGGTCCGTACACGATCGACCAAGCGCGGACTTTGGAACAACTTGCTGAAGAACTCGAAGTCCTGGACATGTCCCTGGCTGCGCGTTCCCTCATGCCCAACAGGGAGTTGAGCAGCGAGGAAACCACCGAGATCTCATTTGGCCGACGCATCGCCGCGGGGCCTGGCGCCGGAACGCCGGCTGCCGCCACGGCAGAGAATCCTGCCGCAGCGTTCGCGCCGTCGGGAGAGCTGGTGGCCCTGCTCGCCGATACCGGGAGCTTCGCAAAGCCTGTGTTGGTTTTTGCCCCCGGCACCGGAACCGGGACAGTCGGCGGGGAAAAGTAG
- a CDS encoding bifunctional riboflavin kinase/FAD synthetase — protein sequence MVHIWNDPTEVPKDFGPTVVTIGNFDGVHRGHQHVLAQLTNTARRHHIPSVAVTFDPHPAQVHRPDSAPELIMGLQDKLDALGETGVDAVLVMKYTLDLASMTPIEFVRQVLLESLHAAHVVVGHDLRFGAGNVGDVVTMQELGEQLGFGVQVVNEFGAGGFPVHDDGDTDRRCSSTWVREALSEGDVVTAAAVLGRPHRMRGEVVHGAARGRDLGFPTANLSHDSTGYVPADGIYAGWLVDQSGTRWPAAISVGSNPTFDGVSRQVEAHVIDRPEENVEDFDLYGQTVAVEFTQRLRGMVAYRGPEALVEQMCLDVAQAHELLAKP from the coding sequence ATGGTCCACATCTGGAACGATCCCACCGAAGTCCCCAAGGACTTCGGACCAACAGTCGTTACCATCGGGAACTTTGACGGCGTCCATCGCGGCCACCAGCATGTTCTCGCACAACTGACGAACACCGCCAGGCGTCACCACATCCCGTCAGTGGCCGTGACCTTTGATCCCCACCCCGCCCAGGTCCACCGCCCCGACTCCGCCCCTGAGCTGATCATGGGCCTCCAGGACAAACTGGACGCCCTGGGCGAAACAGGGGTGGACGCTGTCCTGGTCATGAAGTACACGCTGGATCTCGCGTCCATGACGCCCATCGAGTTTGTCCGGCAGGTCCTCCTCGAGTCCCTCCACGCCGCGCATGTCGTGGTCGGCCACGATCTCCGCTTCGGCGCTGGAAACGTGGGGGATGTCGTCACCATGCAGGAGCTCGGCGAGCAGCTCGGCTTTGGCGTCCAGGTGGTCAATGAGTTTGGCGCAGGAGGCTTCCCGGTCCACGACGACGGCGACACCGACCGCCGCTGCTCCTCAACCTGGGTGCGGGAAGCCTTGTCGGAAGGCGACGTCGTGACTGCTGCCGCTGTCCTCGGACGCCCCCACCGTATGCGCGGTGAAGTGGTCCACGGGGCTGCCCGCGGCAGGGACCTGGGATTCCCCACGGCAAACCTGTCGCACGACTCCACGGGTTACGTTCCTGCGGATGGCATTTACGCAGGCTGGTTGGTAGACCAGTCCGGAACGCGATGGCCGGCTGCGATTTCCGTCGGCTCCAACCCCACCTTTGATGGTGTCAGCCGTCAGGTGGAGGCCCACGTAATTGACCGTCCTGAGGAGAACGTGGAGGACTTCGACCTCTACGGCCAGACTGTCGCGGTCGAGTTTACCCAGCGCCTGCGCGGCATGGTGGCCTATCGGGGGCCCGAGGCCCTGGTGGAGCAGATGTGCCTCGATGTAGCCCAGGCACACGAACTGCTGGCCAAGCCCTAG
- the rpsO gene encoding 30S ribosomal protein S15 gives MALDAAVKQSIIQEYATSEGDTGSPEVQVAVLTQRIKDLTEHMKEHKHDFHTQRGLLAMVGRRKRMLSYLKNTDIARYRSLIERLGLRR, from the coding sequence GTGGCACTTGACGCCGCTGTAAAGCAGTCCATCATCCAGGAATACGCAACCTCTGAAGGCGACACCGGTTCGCCCGAGGTCCAGGTTGCAGTCCTGACCCAGCGGATCAAGGATCTGACTGAGCACATGAAGGAGCACAAGCACGACTTCCACACCCAGCGCGGTCTGCTGGCCATGGTTGGTCGTCGCAAGCGCATGCTTTCCTACCTGAAGAACACTGACATCGCCCGCTACCGTTCGCTCATCGAGCGCCTCGGCCTGCGCCGCTAG